A genomic stretch from Deinococcus ruber includes:
- a CDS encoding prephenate dehydratase, whose protein sequence is MTDAASIPTPTTVSTPTTVAYQGNPGAYGEIAALNAHPNAITRGYPTFHEVLDAVTRGECDLGVIPVENSLMGAILQAVDLLLETELHAIREITVRVSHAIMAMPGVTLDDVKRVYSQQPALDQCTTFMRRHQLVPVTAHDTAGSAKDLAARGARDEAVIASTRAAKLYGLEVLEQNIEDEAFNFTRFLVLSRQEPAPSDEPHKTSVVFAVRHTPGFLLETLEQLRGLNLSKIESRPRKDRAWSYLIYIDIEGDARDPQVALGLAGVLRKASFAKIIGSYPRALEAIEP, encoded by the coding sequence ATGACCGACGCCGCCTCGATCCCCACACCCACGACTGTTTCCACGCCCACGACCGTCGCCTATCAGGGGAATCCTGGTGCTTACGGCGAGATTGCTGCGCTGAATGCCCACCCGAACGCCATCACACGCGGCTATCCGACCTTTCACGAGGTTCTGGACGCCGTGACTCGCGGCGAATGCGACCTCGGGGTCATTCCAGTCGAGAACAGCCTGATGGGAGCTATTCTCCAGGCAGTCGATCTGCTGCTGGAAACCGAGCTGCACGCCATCCGCGAGATCACGGTGCGCGTCAGCCACGCCATCATGGCGATGCCGGGCGTGACGCTGGACGACGTGAAACGCGTGTACTCGCAGCAGCCGGCCCTCGACCAGTGCACCACCTTCATGCGCAGGCACCAGCTCGTGCCCGTGACGGCCCACGACACCGCCGGGAGCGCCAAAGACCTGGCCGCACGCGGCGCACGCGACGAAGCAGTGATCGCCTCGACCCGCGCCGCCAAGCTCTACGGCCTGGAGGTGCTGGAACAGAATATCGAGGACGAGGCCTTCAACTTCACTCGCTTTCTGGTGCTGTCACGCCAGGAACCCGCTCCCAGCGACGAACCACACAAGACGAGCGTGGTCTTCGCGGTGCGCCACACGCCCGGCTTCCTGCTGGAAACGCTGGAGCAGCTCCGGGGTCTGAACCTCTCCAAGATCGAGTCGCGCCCCCGCAAAGACCGCGCCTGGAGCTACCTGATCTATATCGACATCGAGGGCGACGCCCGTGATCCGCAGGTCGCACTGGGGCTGGCAGGCGTGCTGAGGAAAGCCAGTTTCGCCAAGATCATCGGCAGTTACCCCAGAGCGCTGGAAGCAATCGAACCCTGA
- a CDS encoding metallophosphoesterase — protein sequence MRVFAIADLHLSYSAPKPMTVFGANWAGHPQLIFERWPEVVGPEDVVLLPGDLSWAMRLPGALEDLSHVAALPGTKVLLRGNHDYWWPAIGKLRQSLPAGMLAIQNDALRIGNLIVSGTRGWVTPGPDSFQDEDRRIYERELERLKLSLESAKRLGAGEVGTRHILMLHYPPTGPNFAPTGFTDLIARAAPDAVVYGHLHGVPVSRSLQHWHSIPTYLVAADGLGFRPKLILEQLPEVGSGA from the coding sequence ATGCGCGTATTCGCCATCGCCGACCTGCATCTGTCGTACTCGGCCCCCAAGCCGATGACGGTGTTCGGCGCGAATTGGGCGGGCCACCCCCAGCTCATCTTCGAGCGCTGGCCGGAAGTGGTCGGGCCAGAAGATGTGGTGCTGCTGCCCGGCGATCTCAGCTGGGCCATGCGGCTGCCCGGAGCGCTGGAAGACCTGTCGCACGTGGCGGCGCTGCCCGGCACCAAGGTGCTGCTGCGCGGCAATCACGATTACTGGTGGCCCGCCATCGGCAAGCTGAGGCAGTCGCTTCCGGCGGGCATGCTGGCAATTCAGAACGACGCGCTGCGAATTGGCAATCTGATCGTATCGGGCACACGCGGCTGGGTCACGCCCGGCCCCGACAGCTTTCAGGACGAAGACCGCCGCATCTACGAACGTGAACTGGAGCGCCTGAAACTGTCGCTGGAATCGGCAAAAAGACTCGGCGCAGGCGAAGTGGGAACGCGCCACATCCTGATGCTGCATTATCCGCCGACTGGCCCCAACTTTGCGCCTACCGGCTTCACCGATCTGATCGCCCGCGCCGCGCCAGACGCCGTGGTATACGGCCACCTGCACGGCGTTCCGGTCTCGCGCAGCCTGCAACACTGGCACAGTATTCCGACGTATCTGGTGGCCGCCGACGGGCTGGGATTTCGGCCCAAACTCATCCTGGAGCAGTTGCCGGAAGTGGGAAGTGGGGCGTAG
- a CDS encoding DNA-directed RNA polymerase subunit omega, translated as MAEKDIDKLLSMTDSKYRLSVVVAKRAIQLRSGAPSTLPSDVKAKTRNLVTQSMRELATGKLKIGQNMMDEERFIQDYQRQRQAQLQAQLNAERDRERD; from the coding sequence ATGGCTGAAAAAGATATCGACAAGTTACTTTCCATGACCGACAGCAAGTACCGCCTCTCGGTGGTGGTGGCCAAGCGCGCCATCCAGTTGCGCTCAGGTGCGCCCAGCACGCTTCCCAGCGACGTGAAGGCCAAGACGCGCAATCTGGTCACTCAGTCGATGCGCGAACTGGCGACCGGCAAGCTGAAGATCGGCCAGAACATGATGGACGAAGAGCGGTTTATTCAGGATTATCAGCGTCAGCGTCAGGCCCAGCTTCAGGCTCAGCTGAACGCCGAACGCGACCGCGAACGCGACTGA
- a CDS encoding potassium/proton antiporter has product MDHAATADLPILIGAALLLLSLFASKLGGRLGIPALLLFLFIGMLAGSEGPGGIDFENYRVTQNVGVVTLAFILFSGGLETNWQHTRPVLKMGLSLATLGVLLTTGMVGTVAHFLLHLNWPTSLLLGAVVSSTDASAIFSVLREHSLGLRGHIKPLLEFESGVNDPMAVFLVVGLTELLSNPGQAWYTIIPLFLKQMVIGGVLGLLLGRVAVRLMNSINLAFDGLYSVLSVALVGLIYGLSAVLGGSGFLAVYIAGVVLGNSNFIHKRTLRLWHDGLTYLLEIGMFLVLGLLVFPSALLRVALPALAVSLFLMFVARPVATYVSLAFSPMKKRGKSMVAWVGLRGAVPIILTTFPLLAHVPNAQIIFNVAFFIVLTSILIQGTTLPLVARWLRVDAEAQDTPVKPLLYTPSGTGRTNLTEIVVPEGSVVAGRRIVDLAFPLDVLFVLIYRGDEHVVPRGSTRLQAGDAVQVLGPQPIIEEVQARVGQTA; this is encoded by the coding sequence ATGGATCATGCAGCCACCGCCGACCTGCCGATTCTGATCGGTGCCGCTCTCCTGCTGCTCAGCCTGTTTGCCAGCAAACTCGGTGGACGGCTGGGCATTCCCGCGCTGTTGCTGTTTCTGTTCATCGGCATGCTGGCCGGGTCGGAAGGCCCCGGCGGCATCGACTTCGAGAATTACCGCGTGACTCAGAACGTCGGAGTCGTCACGCTCGCCTTCATCCTGTTTTCGGGTGGCCTGGAAACGAACTGGCAGCACACCCGCCCGGTGCTGAAGATGGGCCTGTCACTCGCCACGCTGGGCGTGCTGCTGACCACCGGCATGGTCGGAACGGTGGCACACTTCCTGCTGCACCTGAACTGGCCCACGAGCCTGCTGCTGGGCGCGGTGGTGTCGTCGACCGATGCCAGCGCCATCTTTTCGGTGCTGCGCGAGCACTCGCTGGGGCTGCGCGGGCACATCAAACCGCTGCTGGAATTCGAATCGGGCGTCAATGATCCGATGGCGGTATTTCTGGTGGTAGGCCTCACCGAACTGCTGTCGAATCCGGGGCAGGCGTGGTACACCATCATTCCGCTGTTTCTGAAACAGATGGTGATCGGCGGTGTGCTGGGGCTGCTGCTGGGCAGAGTGGCGGTGCGGCTGATGAACAGCATCAATCTGGCCTTCGACGGACTGTATTCGGTGCTGTCGGTCGCCCTGGTGGGCCTGATCTATGGCCTGAGCGCGGTGCTGGGAGGCAGCGGCTTTCTGGCGGTGTACATCGCAGGAGTGGTGCTGGGCAACAGCAACTTTATTCATAAGCGCACGCTGCGGCTGTGGCACGACGGCCTGACGTATCTGCTGGAAATCGGGATGTTTCTGGTGCTGGGGCTGCTGGTGTTTCCGTCTGCGCTGCTGCGGGTCGCGCTGCCCGCCCTGGCGGTTTCGCTGTTCCTGATGTTCGTGGCCCGGCCCGTCGCCACGTATGTCAGTCTGGCCTTCTCGCCCATGAAAAAGCGCGGCAAGAGCATGGTGGCGTGGGTGGGGCTGCGCGGCGCGGTGCCGATCATCCTGACCACCTTTCCGCTGCTGGCTCACGTGCCCAATGCCCAGATCATCTTCAACGTGGCGTTTTTTATCGTGCTTACCTCGATCCTGATTCAGGGCACCACGCTGCCGCTGGTGGCCCGCTGGCTGCGCGTCGATGCCGAGGCCCAGGACACACCCGTCAAACCGCTGCTGTACACGCCCAGCGGCACCGGGCGCACCAATCTGACCGAGATCGTGGTGCCCGAAGGGTCGGTGGTGGCGGGGCGGCGCATCGTTGATCTGGCGTTTCCGCTCGACGTGCTGTTTGTGCTGATCTATCGGGGCGACGAACACGTGGTGCCGCGCGGCTCGACCCGGCTTCAGGCGGGCGACGCGGTGCAGGTGTTGGGGCCACAGCCGATCATCGAGGAAGTGCAGGCCCGCGTCGGGCAGACCGCCTAA
- a CDS encoding DUF4242 domain-containing protein, with the protein MPKYLIERKMPGAGSMSAQDLQGASAVSNSVLAAMQKDGKNVQWVESYVTDDAIHCVYLAPDEAAIHEHARTAGFPADSVQQIRATISPATAEG; encoded by the coding sequence ATGCCGAAGTATCTGATCGAACGCAAAATGCCCGGAGCGGGCAGCATGTCGGCGCAGGATCTTCAGGGCGCATCTGCTGTTTCCAACAGTGTGCTGGCAGCGATGCAGAAAGACGGTAAGAATGTGCAGTGGGTCGAAAGCTACGTGACCGACGACGCCATTCACTGCGTCTATCTGGCACCCGACGAGGCGGCCATTCACGAACATGCCCGGACAGCGGGCTTTCCTGCCGACAGCGTGCAGCAGATTCGCGCCACGATCAGCCCTGCCACTGCCGAGGGCTAA
- a CDS encoding excalibur calcium-binding domain-containing protein, whose protein sequence is MRRFLASGLLALAGLLLGGVQAASAPFTIETRLLGKPLTSQQQATIREAAARVSQLVASPFAPVTLNLPADSCDDGLPRLKEKVQHFFVFVVVKSLGPDIYGNSAPCDLHDGSYLPIYGVIDLNSDGLDELSHADLLDTMIHEMLHALGVGTLWEPDERVSLSGDSDDKRLARKVAGQWTYTGEHALAAYRALGGQGKAIPLDPDAGHWAGGTVCSEILSGAAGDYTGRVNPVSRITLGALEDLGYKVNAGAADRYTLTPGRCPVQTDDAAGQPTPTKDSQVRTSDVYYASCAAARAAGVTPIRRGQPGYRAGLDGDGDGVACESH, encoded by the coding sequence ATGAGGCGGTTTCTGGCTTCTGGCCTGCTGGCGCTGGCGGGCCTGCTGCTGGGCGGTGTCCAGGCCGCTTCTGCCCCGTTTACCATCGAGACCCGGCTGCTGGGCAAACCGCTCACGTCACAGCAGCAGGCCACCATCCGCGAGGCCGCTGCACGGGTGTCGCAGCTTGTCGCGTCGCCATTTGCTCCGGTCACACTCAATCTGCCTGCCGATTCCTGTGACGATGGCCTCCCCAGACTCAAGGAAAAGGTGCAGCATTTCTTCGTGTTCGTGGTGGTCAAATCGCTGGGACCGGACATCTACGGCAATTCGGCTCCCTGCGATCTGCACGACGGCTCGTATCTGCCGATCTACGGCGTCATCGACCTGAATTCAGACGGCCTGGACGAGCTTTCCCACGCCGACCTGCTCGACACCATGATTCACGAGATGCTGCACGCGCTGGGCGTCGGCACGCTCTGGGAGCCGGATGAGCGCGTTTCGTTGAGCGGCGATTCGGACGACAAGAGATTGGCCCGCAAGGTCGCAGGACAGTGGACATACACCGGAGAACACGCGCTGGCTGCTTACCGGGCGCTGGGCGGGCAGGGCAAGGCCATTCCGCTCGACCCGGACGCGGGGCACTGGGCCGGGGGAACCGTGTGTTCCGAGATTCTGTCTGGAGCCGCCGGAGACTACACGGGCCGGGTCAATCCGGTCAGCCGCATCACGCTGGGCGCACTGGAAGACCTGGGATACAAGGTAAATGCGGGGGCCGCCGACCGCTATACCCTGACCCCCGGACGCTGCCCCGTTCAGACCGACGACGCGGCGGGCCAGCCGACACCCACGAAGGATTCTCAGGTTCGAACGAGCGATGTGTATTACGCCAGCTGTGCGGCAGCCAGGGCAGCGGGCGTCACGCCGATCCGGCGCGGTCAGCCGGGCTATCGTGCAGGCCTGGACGGTGACGGCGACGGGGTAGCCTGTGAAAGTCACTGA
- a CDS encoding protease inhibitor I42 family protein, with amino-acid sequence MPPMFGAASAQTIGTARTLDITVQSAGQTLTVRAGDILRFSVSNSAGTGYTWHALDVDPEYLVLIDKTTAAPPTPKPGQAPVVGGPGPTVVYVYYVRKSLNLGSYSVTSPIIFANVPPGRSTGQDTRLVQFNLTSR; translated from the coding sequence ATGCCACCGATGTTCGGCGCGGCATCTGCCCAGACCATCGGCACGGCCCGCACCCTCGACATCACGGTGCAGAGCGCCGGACAGACCCTGACGGTCAGGGCTGGCGACATCCTGCGCTTCAGCGTCAGCAACTCGGCGGGCACCGGGTACACCTGGCACGCGCTGGACGTCGATCCTGAGTATCTGGTCCTGATAGACAAGACAACGGCAGCGCCCCCCACGCCCAAGCCGGGGCAGGCTCCTGTCGTGGGCGGCCCTGGCCCAACCGTCGTCTATGTGTACTACGTCAGGAAATCGCTGAATCTGGGCAGCTACTCTGTCACGTCGCCCATCATTTTCGCCAACGTGCCTCCCGGTCGCTCGACAGGGCAGGATACCCGGCTGGTGCAGTTCAATCTGACATCCCGGTAA
- a CDS encoding META domain-containing protein, giving the protein MNGIWKLIQVNENGASSTKLSQPAGELFIVSGKIRGNYGCGRYEGTIEAAHNVVHISAEPLAPRPTERCLYAVRGAFHADLTAATQYTLSRTHLVMFSKSARLTFERIGYVTPAQK; this is encoded by the coding sequence ATGAACGGTATCTGGAAGCTCATCCAGGTCAATGAGAATGGTGCGTCCTCGACAAAGCTGAGCCAGCCCGCCGGAGAGCTTTTTATCGTCAGCGGGAAAATCAGGGGCAATTACGGCTGTGGCCGCTACGAAGGCACCATCGAAGCAGCTCACAATGTCGTCCACATCAGCGCTGAGCCACTGGCTCCTAGGCCAACCGAACGCTGTCTGTATGCGGTGCGGGGAGCCTTCCACGCCGATCTGACGGCAGCGACGCAGTACACGCTGAGCCGCACCCACCTGGTTATGTTCTCCAAGTCGGCGCGGCTGACGTTTGAGCGCATCGGCTATGTGACGCCTGCTCAGAAATAG